From Gammaproteobacteria bacterium:
AGCTCGTCGATCAAGTTATTAAAGACGCCGGAGTGATTAGAAGCTATCTCAAACTATTCCTTCACTAATTTTCGTCTGCCATAACGGGGGCAAGTGTTATTCCCTCCCCCGCGCTGTTGCGGAGGAGGGCTAGGGAGGGGGTAATATCAATCCGACCTCATCTTTTTGTTAGTTAGTTGCCGTCAACGTGGTATGCATTCCCATTTGGTAATGTCCTGGATTATTGCAAATTAGCACGTAATGCCCAGCCGCCAACTTGGCTGTCAGCTTTTGGCTTTTGTCGGTAGCCAGATCGCTGACTTCTCCCATGCTTTTAAACTTACGCTCAGGCACGCGATCGTTTTTGACTGGCAATTTATCTTCGGCCACAGATGTTTTAAGCACGACCATTTCATGCAGCACTTTTGTCGTCGATGCATTAGTGACTTCGAAAGTTACTTTTCCCGCTTTAACGGTATTCGTGTCGAGCTGGATGGCGTTATCGAGTAGCGTGACTTTG
This genomic window contains:
- a CDS encoding cupredoxin domain-containing protein, which gives rise to MSFSRIATYFFIATVSLAPSVSFAQIIKVTLLDNAIQLDTNTVKAGKVTFEVTNASTTKVLHEMVVLKTSVAEDKLPVKNDRVPERKFKSMGEVSDLATDKSQKLTAKLAAGHYVLICNNPGHYQMGMHTTLTATN